Proteins co-encoded in one Medicago truncatula cultivar Jemalong A17 chromosome 8, MtrunA17r5.0-ANR, whole genome shotgun sequence genomic window:
- the LOC25501519 gene encoding putative pentatricopeptide repeat-containing protein At3g16890, mitochondrial — translation MQLRGFTPNLVTFNILINGHCKDGAIIKAREPLEMLLENRLKPDIFTFSCIIDGLCRLKRTEEAFECFNEMVEWGVNPNAIIYNILIRSLCSIGETTRSVKLLRRMQEEGISPDIYSYNALIQIFCRMNKVEKAKKLFDSMSKSGFNPDNYTYSAFIAALSESGRLEEAKKMFYSIEANGCSPDSYVCNLVIKALVRHDRVEEAQKIVERCRQKGIALNCTLDS, via the coding sequence ATGCAGCTTAGAGGCTTCACTCCCAACCTTGTTACTTTCAATATACTTATTAATGGACATTGCAAAGATGGAGCAATAATTAAGGCACGAGAACCGCTAGAGATGCTTTTAGAAAATAGACTTAAACCTGATATATTCACTTTTAGTTGTATAATTGATGGACTTTGTCGATTAAAGAGGACCGAGGAAGCTTTTGAATGCTTTAATGAGATGGTTGAATGGGGGGTTAATCCAAATGCTATCATTTACAATATCTTGATTCGGTCTTTATGCAGCATCGGGGAAACTACAAGATCAGTGAAGCTCTTAAGAAGAATGCAAGAGGAAGGAATAAGCCCTGACATCTACTCCTATAATGCTTTGATTCAAATTTTCTGTAGGATGAATAAGGTTGAGAAAGCTAAAAAGCTTTTTGATTCAATGTCAAAATCTGGCTTTAATCCTGACAATTACACATACAGTGCTTTTATAGCGGCGCTGTCTGAATCTGGGAGATTAGAAGAAGCTAAGAAGATGTTTTACTCAATAGAGGCAAATGGTTGCTCTCCTGATTCATATGTATGTAACTTAGTTATTAAAGCATTGGTTCGGCATGATCGTGTTGAAGAGGCCCAAAAGATCGTAGAAAGATGCCGACAGAAAGGAATAGCTTTGAACTGTACTCTTGATTCATAG